Proteins co-encoded in one Haloarcula sp. DT43 genomic window:
- a CDS encoding disulfide bond formation protein B, which yields MAEPRRPADRARLLLAAATVVATVATAGSLYLSLGLGLTPCRLCWYQRILMYPLVVVLGVAAVEDRPGVVRTALPLAVPGAAVAGYHSWLQVSQTTCGLGAVSCAQIQYRVLGLTVPNLALTAFVLVTGLVVAAARLRRGPS from the coding sequence GTGGCCGAACCCCGACGCCCCGCTGACCGAGCCCGACTCCTGCTGGCCGCGGCGACAGTCGTCGCGACCGTTGCGACGGCCGGCAGCCTCTATCTCTCGCTGGGCCTGGGGCTGACCCCCTGCCGGCTCTGCTGGTACCAGCGCATCCTGATGTACCCGCTGGTGGTCGTCCTCGGCGTCGCCGCCGTCGAGGACCGCCCCGGCGTCGTCCGGACGGCACTGCCGCTTGCGGTGCCGGGTGCCGCCGTCGCGGGCTACCACTCCTGGCTGCAGGTGAGCCAGACGACCTGCGGCCTCGGGGCGGTTAGCTGCGCCCAGATACAGTACCGGGTGCTCGGCCTGACCGTGCCGAACCTCGCGCTGACGGCGTTCGTCCTGGTGACCGGCCTGGTCGTCGCGGCCGCCCGACTGCGTCGCGGGCCGTCCTGA
- a CDS encoding redox-regulated ATPase YchF — protein MSYKIGLVGKPSVGKSTFFNAATMNDVPEGAYPFTTIDPSMGEAYVRVDCAAPEFDHTCTPNHGYCTDGVRFVPTKLVDVAGLVPGAHEGKGLGNQFLTDLNEADVLVHVVDFTGETDLEGEPTEDHDPREDIDFLEDELDMWYLDILEKGIERYRSGYHGEDKAIEDDLAEQMSAFKINADEIKQVVLALDLELDPDAWDEADKEALAREIRIRTKPMLIAANKMDTEAAQDNWETVTNDPEYEHLTFVPVSAHAEKALKNGDEQGVLDYRPGDDEFTVTADLPEEKAAGLEQIREFVTEFGGTGVQQALETALFEELGAIAVFPGARKPQEDGTFLQDCFVLPDGSTAEDFAYFLHTDIGEGFLHAHDVRSGRQVGADTELDHRDVVEITTTN, from the coding sequence ATGAGCTACAAGATAGGACTCGTCGGCAAACCTTCCGTCGGCAAGTCCACCTTCTTCAACGCGGCGACGATGAACGACGTGCCCGAGGGCGCGTACCCGTTCACCACAATCGACCCGTCGATGGGCGAAGCGTACGTCCGGGTCGACTGTGCGGCCCCGGAGTTCGACCACACCTGCACGCCCAACCACGGCTACTGCACCGACGGCGTCCGGTTCGTCCCGACGAAGCTCGTCGACGTGGCCGGCCTCGTTCCCGGCGCGCACGAGGGCAAGGGGCTGGGCAATCAGTTCCTCACGGACCTCAACGAGGCCGACGTGCTCGTCCACGTCGTCGACTTCACCGGCGAGACGGACCTCGAAGGCGAGCCCACCGAGGACCACGACCCCCGCGAGGACATCGACTTCCTCGAAGACGAACTGGACATGTGGTACCTCGACATCCTGGAGAAGGGCATCGAACGGTACCGCTCGGGCTACCACGGCGAGGACAAGGCCATCGAGGACGACCTCGCGGAGCAGATGTCGGCGTTCAAAATCAACGCCGACGAGATAAAGCAGGTCGTGCTCGCCCTGGACCTGGAACTGGACCCCGACGCCTGGGACGAGGCCGACAAGGAGGCATTGGCCCGTGAAATCCGCATCCGGACGAAGCCGATGCTCATCGCCGCGAACAAGATGGACACCGAGGCGGCACAGGACAACTGGGAGACCGTCACGAACGACCCCGAGTACGAGCATCTGACGTTCGTGCCAGTCTCGGCTCACGCGGAGAAAGCGCTGAAAAACGGCGACGAACAGGGCGTGCTGGACTACCGGCCGGGCGACGACGAGTTCACCGTGACCGCCGACCTCCCCGAGGAGAAGGCCGCGGGGCTGGAACAGATTCGGGAGTTCGTGACCGAGTTCGGCGGCACGGGCGTCCAACAGGCGCTTGAAACCGCGCTGTTCGAGGAACTGGGCGCTATCGCGGTGTTCCCCGGCGCGCGCAAGCCCCAGGAGGACGGCACCTTCCTGCAGGACTGTTTCGTCCTCCCCGACGGCTCGACCGCCGAGGACTTCGCGTACTTCCTGCACACCGACATCGGCGAGGGCTTCCTCCACGCCCACGACGTTCGCTCCGGCCGCCAAGTCGGGGCCGACACCGAACTCGACCACCGCGACGTGGTCGAGATAACGACGACGAACTGA
- a CDS encoding hemolysin family protein, translating into MVTLALSAAQLLVALALVGLNGFFVAAEFAFVRVRGTSVEQLADEGRAGAGSLQAVMTDLDNYLAVTQLGITLASLGLGWVGEPAVAALLEPVLAPVLPESLRHLVAFGVGFSIITFLHVVFGELAPKTFAIARTERLSLLLAPPMKVFYYLFYPGIVVFNGSANAFTQLLGVPAASETDETLGEREIRRVLARSGEEGNIDASEVDMIERVFDLDDTVVREVMVPRPDVVSLSDDATLSEIRSVVLDEGHTRYPVLAADDADQVVGFVDVKDVLRAGEGGDGDVTAGELAREIPVVPETTAINDLLLQFRRDHRQMAAVIDEWGSFEGLATVEDVVEAVVGDLRDEFDVDEREHSIRERGDGSYDADGGVPLSTVTETLGADLDSDAVETVGGLVLGRLDRAPEVGDSVEAAGYVFEVTGVDGTRISTVRITEGGVDDPAVD; encoded by the coding sequence ATGGTAACCCTCGCGCTCTCGGCGGCACAGCTGCTCGTCGCGCTCGCGCTCGTCGGACTGAACGGGTTTTTCGTCGCCGCGGAGTTCGCCTTCGTCCGCGTCCGTGGCACGTCCGTCGAACAGCTCGCCGACGAGGGGCGGGCCGGCGCGGGCTCGCTCCAGGCGGTGATGACAGACCTGGACAACTACCTGGCGGTGACACAGCTCGGGATTACGCTCGCCTCGCTGGGACTGGGGTGGGTCGGCGAACCCGCCGTCGCGGCGCTGCTCGAACCGGTCCTCGCGCCGGTGCTGCCCGAGAGCCTCCGCCACCTCGTGGCGTTCGGGGTCGGGTTCAGCATCATCACGTTCCTCCACGTCGTCTTCGGCGAACTCGCGCCGAAGACGTTCGCGATTGCGCGGACCGAGCGGCTCTCGCTGTTGCTCGCGCCGCCGATGAAGGTGTTTTACTACCTGTTCTATCCCGGTATCGTCGTGTTCAACGGCTCGGCCAACGCCTTCACGCAGTTGCTGGGGGTCCCCGCGGCCTCGGAGACGGACGAGACGCTCGGCGAGCGTGAGATACGACGGGTGCTGGCCCGGTCCGGGGAGGAGGGGAACATCGACGCGTCGGAGGTCGACATGATAGAGCGCGTGTTCGACCTCGACGACACGGTCGTCCGGGAGGTCATGGTCCCGCGCCCTGACGTGGTGAGCCTGTCGGACGACGCCACACTATCGGAGATTCGGTCTGTCGTCCTCGACGAGGGGCACACACGCTACCCGGTGCTGGCCGCCGACGACGCCGACCAGGTCGTCGGGTTCGTCGATGTCAAGGACGTGCTGCGGGCCGGCGAAGGCGGTGACGGGGACGTGACTGCCGGCGAACTCGCCCGCGAGATACCGGTCGTCCCGGAGACGACAGCCATCAACGACCTCCTGTTGCAGTTCAGGCGGGACCACCGGCAGATGGCCGCGGTCATCGACGAGTGGGGGTCGTTCGAGGGGCTCGCGACGGTCGAGGACGTGGTCGAGGCCGTCGTCGGCGACCTGCGCGACGAGTTCGACGTCGACGAGCGCGAGCACTCGATACGGGAGCGAGGCGACGGGAGCTACGACGCCGACGGCGGCGTCCCGCTGTCGACGGTCACCGAGACGCTCGGGGCCGACCTCGACAGCGACGCGGTCGAGACCGTCGGGGGGCTGGTGCTTGGCCGGCTCGACCGCGCGCCGGAAGTCGGCGACAGCGTCGAAGCGGCCGGCTACGTCTTCGAGGTGACGGGCGTCGACGGCACCCGTATCTCGACAGTCCGCATCACCGAGGGCGGCGTCGACGACCCGGCCGTCGACTGA
- a CDS encoding HalOD1 output domain-containing protein — protein sequence MTDGSDRSSKREGTDVANGPVCAQYEWSSTPPSTAVIETVAIAVDREPTSIEPLYESVDPDALDALVQSNGAPTDSDSVTVSFRFAEQQVTVHGTGEIVVRPVELDR from the coding sequence ATGACCGACGGGTCTGATCGATCCTCCAAGAGAGAGGGTACTGACGTGGCGAACGGACCTGTCTGCGCCCAGTACGAGTGGTCGTCGACACCTCCTTCGACAGCGGTTATCGAGACCGTCGCTATCGCTGTCGATCGTGAGCCGACGTCCATTGAACCGCTATACGAATCCGTCGACCCCGATGCGTTAGATGCGCTGGTTCAGTCGAATGGGGCACCCACAGATAGCGACTCCGTAACCGTCTCCTTCCGCTTTGCTGAACAACAGGTAACAGTTCACGGTACTGGTGAGATCGTCGTTCGCCCAGTTGAACTTGATCGCTAA
- a CDS encoding transcriptional regulator yields the protein MENIRQTLSFDDMVDALADVQRRKLLVALLEHNPQDDTPVVIADSESDADAVERLVTMQHVHLPKLVDYGFIEWNEETHEVTKGPKFDEIRPLLELLDDHEDELPADWL from the coding sequence ATGGAGAACATCAGGCAAACCTTATCTTTTGATGACATGGTGGATGCGTTGGCTGACGTTCAACGACGCAAACTTCTGGTCGCGTTGTTAGAGCACAACCCACAAGACGACACACCAGTAGTTATCGCTGACTCTGAAAGTGACGCTGATGCCGTTGAACGGCTCGTGACAATGCAGCACGTCCACCTACCGAAGTTGGTCGACTACGGGTTTATCGAGTGGAACGAGGAAACCCACGAGGTAACGAAAGGGCCGAAGTTCGATGAAATAAGACCACTACTCGAACTGCTGGACGACCACGAAGACGAACTCCCTGCTGACTGGTTGTAA
- a CDS encoding aldo/keto reductase, producing MEYTRLGSTGTTVSQLCFGTWRFGRETGGVVETDREEAHDLLDAAWDRGVNFIDTANVYGNPNGTSEEYIGEWLEDYDREDFVIASKVYFPFDGRGEPGPNDSGLGRKHIRAQVEGTLDRLDTDYLDLYYIHRWDEHSDIEETLATLNDLVRAGTVHHLGASTMAAWQLTKALWQSDVGDYERFEVTQPLHHAGYRDDVKDYLDVCADQDIAVCPYSPLAGGFLTGKYERTDDDDPTAFEGPEGARGSLSDRFEDFYLSERGWHVLDEVRAVADELDATPAQVALRWLIEQPDITCVPIVGARTVDQLDENVGATDISLSDEQFNRIVSARYADDGERWGHRE from the coding sequence ATGGAGTACACTAGACTCGGGTCGACCGGGACGACGGTTTCACAGCTGTGTTTCGGCACCTGGCGCTTCGGGCGGGAGACCGGCGGCGTGGTCGAGACCGACCGCGAGGAGGCCCACGACCTGCTGGACGCGGCCTGGGACCGCGGCGTCAACTTCATCGACACCGCCAACGTCTACGGCAACCCCAACGGCACGAGCGAGGAGTATATCGGCGAGTGGCTGGAGGACTACGACCGCGAGGACTTCGTCATCGCCTCGAAGGTGTATTTCCCCTTCGACGGCCGCGGCGAACCCGGTCCGAACGATTCGGGCCTGGGCCGCAAGCACATCCGCGCGCAGGTGGAGGGGACGCTGGACCGCCTCGACACGGACTATCTCGACCTCTACTACATCCACCGCTGGGACGAGCACAGCGACATCGAGGAGACGCTGGCAACCCTAAACGACCTCGTCCGCGCGGGGACGGTCCACCACCTCGGGGCCTCGACGATGGCCGCCTGGCAACTGACCAAGGCCCTCTGGCAGAGCGACGTCGGGGACTACGAGCGCTTCGAGGTGACACAGCCGCTCCACCACGCCGGCTACCGCGACGACGTGAAGGACTATCTCGACGTCTGCGCCGACCAGGACATCGCGGTCTGTCCGTACTCGCCGCTCGCCGGCGGCTTCCTCACCGGGAAGTACGAGCGCACTGACGACGACGACCCGACGGCCTTCGAGGGGCCGGAGGGCGCTCGCGGCTCGCTGTCCGACCGCTTCGAGGACTTCTACCTCTCCGAGCGTGGCTGGCACGTCCTCGACGAGGTGCGGGCCGTCGCGGACGAACTCGACGCCACGCCGGCACAGGTCGCGCTCCGCTGGCTCATCGAACAGCCGGACATCACCTGCGTCCCAATCGTCGGTGCCCGAACCGTCGACCAGCTCGACGAAAACGTCGGCGCGACCGACATCTCGCTGTCCGACGAGCAGTTCAACCGCATCGTAAGCGCCCGTTACGCCGACGACGGCGAGCGCTGGGGCCACCGCGAGTGA
- a CDS encoding GNAT family N-acetyltransferase: MSFQTSIRPADPVDVADIRRVARTTWHTVYDDILGAETVNDHLREGYSPAVLERMIELDEVGLFVSTADDDVVAYMSCGMTDATGFGDLDLYVHPDYWGEGIGTELLRRGERHLRDLSVRKIRDEVLAENEVGNGFYRSHFEKVGERTAEFGGQEHPVNVYERRL; encoded by the coding sequence ATGTCGTTCCAGACATCCATCCGACCGGCCGACCCGGTGGACGTCGCGGATATCCGGCGGGTGGCCCGGACCACGTGGCACACCGTATACGACGACATCCTCGGGGCAGAGACAGTGAACGACCACCTCAGGGAGGGGTACTCGCCGGCGGTACTGGAGCGGATGATAGAGCTCGACGAGGTCGGACTGTTCGTCTCGACGGCCGACGACGACGTGGTGGCGTACATGAGCTGTGGGATGACGGACGCGACCGGCTTCGGCGACCTCGACCTGTACGTCCACCCGGACTACTGGGGCGAGGGCATCGGGACGGAACTCCTCCGTCGGGGCGAGCGGCACCTACGCGACCTCTCCGTGCGGAAAATCCGCGACGAGGTGCTGGCCGAGAACGAGGTCGGCAACGGGTTCTACCGGTCCCACTTCGAGAAGGTGGGCGAGCGGACGGCCGAGTTCGGCGGCCAGGAACACCCCGTGAACGTGTACGAGCGGCGACTGTAA
- the hpt gene encoding hypoxanthine/guanine phosphoribosyltransferase — translation MEKLRESLHEAPIIDKDGYSYLVHPLSNGVPMLEPELLREVVVGVTRAADLDVDKIVAPEAMGIHIATALSLQTDIPLVVIRKRSYGLDDEVPLHKTTGYSESEMFINDIEAGDDLLIVDDLLSTGGTMAAICEALDGIGANISDIVVVFRKQGESALDDTDYEVTSLVDISVDQDGVTIHD, via the coding sequence ATGGAGAAGCTCCGCGAGTCGCTGCACGAGGCCCCGATAATCGACAAGGACGGGTACTCCTACCTGGTCCACCCGCTCAGCAACGGCGTGCCGATGCTGGAACCGGAACTCCTCCGCGAGGTCGTCGTCGGCGTGACGCGGGCGGCCGACCTCGACGTGGACAAGATCGTCGCGCCGGAGGCGATGGGCATCCACATCGCGACTGCGCTCTCACTGCAGACCGACATCCCGCTCGTGGTCATTCGCAAGCGCTCCTACGGCCTCGACGACGAGGTCCCGCTGCACAAGACCACCGGCTACTCAGAGTCTGAAATGTTCATCAACGACATCGAGGCGGGCGACGACCTGCTCATCGTCGACGACCTGCTCTCGACCGGCGGGACGATGGCCGCCATCTGCGAGGCGCTGGACGGCATCGGTGCGAACATCTCCGACATCGTCGTCGTCTTCCGGAAACAGGGCGAGTCCGCGCTGGACGACACCGACTACGAGGTGACCAGCCTGGTCGACATCTCGGTCGACCAGGACGGCGTGACCATCCACGACTGA
- a CDS encoding TrmB family transcriptional regulator — MDTDSDPVDNPRAAAIEQLDEFGLSTYAARTFVALVSLGTGTAKDVSQVSEVPRTRVYDAIDELQGRGLVDVQQSSPKEFWAISAGTTTRKFEREMDYRTSVLRTALDELEPAQRSEEQRGVWTVDGQTAVTDRVLEFVNGADDEIIYMTVEELLTEDVIDALHAAAERGVTISLGGVSPEVQERIQDEVPGADLFESLWVWSDTPAGRLMMVDGTRTLVSVLVNGKDDAPTDPRAETAIWGAGETNSLVVVLRAIFTWRLQNVEDAKTESE; from the coding sequence ATGGATACCGACTCGGACCCCGTTGATAACCCCCGTGCGGCAGCAATCGAACAGCTGGATGAGTTCGGACTGAGTACCTACGCCGCTCGAACGTTCGTGGCGCTCGTGAGCCTCGGTACGGGTACCGCGAAGGACGTAAGTCAGGTTTCGGAGGTCCCACGCACTCGCGTCTACGACGCCATTGACGAGTTACAAGGGCGGGGGCTGGTCGACGTGCAGCAGTCCTCACCCAAGGAGTTCTGGGCGATCTCGGCCGGCACGACGACCCGAAAATTCGAACGCGAAATGGACTACCGGACCTCGGTTCTCCGGACCGCGTTGGACGAACTCGAACCGGCCCAGCGCAGCGAGGAACAACGGGGCGTCTGGACGGTCGACGGGCAGACCGCGGTCACTGACCGGGTCCTGGAGTTCGTGAACGGCGCGGACGACGAGATCATCTACATGACCGTCGAGGAACTGCTCACCGAGGACGTCATCGATGCGCTCCACGCTGCCGCCGAGCGGGGCGTGACGATTAGCCTCGGCGGCGTCTCCCCGGAGGTCCAAGAGCGGATTCAAGACGAGGTTCCCGGTGCGGACCTCTTCGAGTCGCTATGGGTCTGGTCGGACACGCCGGCCGGTCGGCTGATGATGGTCGACGGGACACGCACGCTCGTGAGCGTTCTCGTGAACGGCAAGGACGACGCTCCCACAGACCCGCGGGCGGAGACGGCAATCTGGGGCGCAGGCGAGACCAACAGCCTCGTCGTTGTGCTGCGAGCGATCTTCACGTGGCGGTTGCAGAACGTCGAGGACGCCAAGACCGAATCAGAGTAA
- a CDS encoding DsbA family protein translates to MNRRRFLTLSGVGVVGAVAGCSGDAGTGESIDDHPAAAGLDAQPRRGELGGHVVLAFEDPSCPTCRRFHENTVPAIRENIVGTGKGAYVVRTYPVIYPWGEPATQALESTFARDSGAFWALFGHYFAEQSSFDPDNVLARTATFLTEETDLDGEAVASDARERVHDDAVQADVQAAENAGLGETTPIILLFDDGEFVTKVNGSVSYDLIAEALGERDG, encoded by the coding sequence ATGAACAGGCGACGCTTTCTGACACTCTCCGGGGTGGGTGTCGTCGGCGCGGTCGCGGGCTGTAGCGGCGACGCGGGCACGGGCGAGTCCATCGACGACCACCCGGCGGCGGCGGGCCTCGACGCCCAGCCGCGCCGCGGCGAACTGGGCGGGCACGTCGTGCTGGCGTTCGAAGACCCCTCCTGTCCGACCTGCCGCCGCTTCCACGAGAACACGGTGCCGGCCATCCGCGAGAACATCGTGGGGACGGGCAAGGGCGCGTACGTCGTGCGGACCTATCCCGTCATCTATCCCTGGGGCGAGCCGGCGACCCAGGCCCTTGAGTCGACCTTCGCCCGCGACAGCGGGGCATTCTGGGCGCTGTTCGGCCACTACTTCGCCGAACAGTCGTCGTTCGACCCGGACAACGTCCTGGCGCGGACGGCGACGTTTCTCACCGAGGAGACCGACCTCGACGGCGAGGCGGTCGCAAGTGACGCGCGCGAGCGGGTCCACGACGACGCCGTCCAGGCGGACGTCCAGGCGGCGGAAAACGCCGGGCTGGGCGAGACGACGCCGATTATCCTGCTGTTCGACGACGGCGAGTTCGTGACGAAGGTCAACGGGAGCGTCAGCTACGACCTCATCGCGGAGGCGCTGGGAGAGCGCGACGGATGA
- a CDS encoding tyrosine-type recombinase/integrase, with translation MAVADDWYETVYENDHEVVNEFIRKKQSTGCSHRTLNSYSRTLKKFFHEQFPDLTPSEVTVRHVEDYVVTLDQRGLSQNTKRRYLESLSAFYDWTMKRPRFEEITGNPAAVVLEDIPKKIRERPDCATWENGAKIIREMTDPRNKTVAVLLAKTGCRVSEALEVKIDDLMLDDGFVRLRERKGGKQTVVPVDEETIQAIERFKFTRPTNGDSDYLFLSIRGNRVSKTQVQRAVKDAAVEAGVMERGEDRFHKKFTPHTYRTVFTTLMRNQGMKQHILRYIRGDAASETMDIYTRVDREDARNEYLDCIKPLNL, from the coding sequence ATGGCAGTGGCCGATGACTGGTACGAGACGGTCTATGAGAACGATCACGAGGTCGTGAACGAGTTCATCCGGAAGAAGCAGAGCACCGGCTGCAGTCACCGGACACTCAATTCCTACAGCCGGACGCTGAAGAAGTTCTTCCACGAGCAGTTCCCGGATCTCACGCCGTCCGAGGTGACTGTCCGACACGTTGAGGACTACGTGGTCACGCTTGACCAGCGAGGACTCTCACAAAATACGAAGCGGCGCTACCTCGAATCCCTCTCAGCCTTCTATGACTGGACGATGAAACGTCCGCGATTCGAAGAGATCACCGGGAATCCAGCCGCCGTGGTTCTGGAAGATATTCCGAAGAAGATTCGGGAGCGTCCCGACTGTGCGACCTGGGAGAACGGAGCCAAGATCATCCGCGAGATGACCGACCCGCGGAACAAGACGGTCGCTGTCCTCCTGGCCAAGACCGGCTGTCGTGTCAGTGAGGCCCTGGAGGTGAAGATAGACGACCTGATGCTCGACGACGGCTTCGTTCGGTTGCGGGAGCGGAAAGGCGGCAAACAGACCGTCGTGCCCGTGGACGAGGAGACAATCCAGGCCATCGAGCGATTCAAATTTACTCGTCCAACGAACGGGGATTCGGACTACCTGTTTCTCAGCATCCGTGGGAATCGCGTGTCGAAGACGCAAGTGCAGCGAGCGGTCAAGGATGCGGCTGTTGAAGCAGGTGTGATGGAACGCGGCGAGGATCGGTTCCACAAGAAATTCACACCGCACACGTACAGGACAGTATTCACGACGCTGATGCGGAATCAGGGGATGAAACAACACATCCTCCGGTACATCCGTGGTGACGCAGCAAGCGAAACGATGGATATCTACACGCGAGTTGACCGAGAGGACGCTCGCAATGAATACCTGGACTGTATCAAACCCCTCAATCTCTGA
- a CDS encoding tyrosine-type recombinase/integrase has translation MSGRTTDLKTYHDFPEAEKWLMRRKNHNTSENAKQARIALEQLDAFLYTYVLELDELTNTDLKDFSYFLSDEDYGGLAHSTVAKRWYAVRQYLNDHIDPELGWQEKGYILHWLQKGTETAHQEGPRIHWLPLDKIPKLIEGASRHPMTPLRNEIVVRLLWNTGCRPSEICSINQQDVELENRMIYVQNSKVDDSGADNFEKKVFFTRATRRKLKEWMNRGGRSSLPYSEETDKLIVGYNTPEISPRQVNKIVRLAAEEAGIQENTIERADGVSNKRVTPKALRHSFAVHSVRGMERSGSPQMDLETLRAILGHSSLDTVRHYLHFTDRGMKKSFDDTFPDRG, from the coding sequence ATGAGTGGCAGAACGACTGATTTGAAGACCTATCACGATTTTCCCGAGGCCGAGAAATGGCTGATGAGGAGAAAGAACCACAACACATCAGAGAACGCCAAGCAAGCCCGGATAGCCCTTGAGCAACTCGACGCATTTCTTTACACATATGTGTTGGAACTGGACGAATTAACCAACACTGACCTCAAAGACTTCTCGTATTTTTTGTCGGATGAGGACTACGGGGGTCTGGCCCATTCAACGGTCGCAAAGCGCTGGTATGCCGTCCGCCAATATTTAAACGACCATATCGACCCCGAGCTTGGCTGGCAGGAGAAAGGATACATCCTACACTGGTTGCAGAAAGGAACCGAGACAGCCCATCAAGAGGGTCCCCGCATCCACTGGTTGCCGCTTGATAAGATTCCAAAACTAATTGAGGGCGCAAGTCGCCATCCGATGACGCCGCTGAGGAACGAAATCGTGGTACGCCTATTGTGGAACACGGGTTGCCGACCGAGCGAGATATGTTCCATCAATCAACAGGACGTAGAACTTGAGAATCGAATGATATATGTTCAAAATTCGAAAGTCGATGATTCAGGGGCGGATAACTTCGAGAAGAAGGTGTTCTTCACACGGGCAACTCGTCGAAAGCTAAAAGAATGGATGAATCGTGGCGGTCGAAGCTCACTCCCTTACTCTGAGGAGACGGACAAACTGATTGTCGGATATAATACGCCCGAAATCAGCCCTCGTCAAGTGAATAAAATCGTACGTCTCGCCGCCGAAGAAGCAGGAATTCAAGAAAATACAATTGAGCGGGCAGACGGTGTATCAAACAAACGAGTGACGCCCAAGGCCCTCCGTCACTCCTTCGCTGTCCATTCGGTTAGAGGTATGGAACGGTCTGGAAGTCCACAGATGGATTTAGAGACCCTGAGAGCTATCTTAGGACACTCAAGTCTCGACACAGTGCGACATTATCTCCACTTCACGGACAGAGGGATGAAAAAGTCGTTCGACGATACGTTCCCCGATAGAGGGTGA
- a CDS encoding DUF3450 domain-containing protein, with the protein MTEDNDKTETLATVAKESDTDTRIDALEQLVRTLVADNEQLNDKIESLESIVVTQAQEVETLRENVDDLEDDLLNQRFHSEERLASVLKRVTKLEQSLEADVDYRIEARLSPVERYLIWGPEVTETNNTATVRRAATLVKHFADWAVTSGDGRPRILSKPNKEAPLRARMRDACGESLEWVQIYRAMDKAADLSDGKLIYEQNDRFGHMLTLAEGEDWPITTEESLREVEAKVSDDSQYDDQ; encoded by the coding sequence ATGACAGAAGACAACGACAAAACCGAGACTCTCGCTACCGTGGCGAAGGAATCGGATACTGATACTCGCATCGACGCTCTTGAACAGCTTGTCCGCACGCTCGTGGCGGATAACGAGCAACTCAACGACAAGATAGAGTCGCTTGAATCAATTGTCGTCACACAGGCCCAAGAGGTAGAGACACTTCGGGAGAACGTGGACGACCTTGAAGACGACCTACTCAACCAGCGATTTCACTCTGAAGAGAGACTCGCATCTGTCCTGAAGCGGGTTACAAAGCTAGAGCAGTCGCTTGAGGCGGACGTGGATTATCGCATCGAGGCTCGATTATCGCCCGTGGAGCGGTATCTCATCTGGGGGCCAGAGGTGACTGAGACCAACAACACGGCAACGGTTCGCCGGGCGGCGACGCTTGTTAAGCACTTTGCTGACTGGGCAGTTACGTCGGGTGATGGTCGCCCTCGCATCCTATCCAAGCCGAATAAGGAAGCTCCCCTGCGGGCCCGGATGCGTGATGCGTGCGGTGAGTCGCTTGAATGGGTCCAAATTTACCGAGCGATGGACAAAGCCGCAGACCTCTCTGATGGCAAGCTCATCTACGAGCAGAACGATAGGTTTGGACATATGCTGACACTCGCAGAAGGCGAAGACTGGCCCATCACGACCGAGGAGAGTCTACGGGAGGTTGAGGCGAAGGTCTCGGACGACTCGCAGTACGACGACCAGTAG